A stretch of Bradyrhizobium sp. CCBAU 53338 DNA encodes these proteins:
- a CDS encoding cytochrome ubiquinol oxidase subunit II — MAAANSTILVDSVFIMLAIVVPTIFAILAFAFWFRASNTKARYQPDFVYSGRVEMVVWAIPALTVILLGGVAWIGSHQLDPAAPVPGTGSPVRIQAVSLDWKWLFIYPDQRIATVNTLTVPAGAELNFQLTSSSVMNTFFIPQLGSMIYTMNGMVTRLNLRADNEGKLKGLSAHFSGDGFPDMMFDVNVISPLSFPDWVATTAKTDAVLNEDSYKKLMQQGVEKGRPTYRLDDPRLFDLIATQHIPPGPGPELVSDAGRPHSGGVDAR, encoded by the coding sequence GTGGCTGCGGCCAACAGCACCATTTTGGTCGATTCCGTCTTCATCATGCTCGCGATCGTGGTGCCGACCATCTTCGCGATTTTGGCTTTTGCATTCTGGTTTCGGGCGTCGAACACCAAAGCACGCTATCAGCCTGACTTCGTCTATTCCGGCCGCGTCGAGATGGTGGTGTGGGCGATCCCTGCGCTCACCGTCATCCTGCTTGGCGGCGTCGCCTGGATCGGCTCGCACCAGCTCGATCCCGCGGCGCCGGTGCCGGGCACAGGCAGCCCGGTGCGTATCCAGGCCGTCTCGCTCGACTGGAAGTGGCTCTTCATCTATCCGGACCAGCGCATCGCCACCGTCAATACGCTGACGGTGCCGGCGGGTGCCGAGCTGAATTTCCAGCTGACGTCGTCGAGCGTGATGAACACGTTCTTCATCCCGCAGCTCGGCAGCATGATCTACACCATGAACGGAATGGTGACGAGGCTGAACCTGCGCGCCGACAATGAGGGCAAGCTCAAGGGCTTGTCGGCGCATTTCTCCGGCGATGGCTTTCCGGACATGATGTTCGACGTCAATGTGATCTCGCCGCTGTCATTTCCGGATTGGGTCGCGACCACGGCGAAGACTGACGCCGTGCTGAACGAGGACAGCTACAAGAAGCTGATGCAGCAGGGCGTCGAGAAGGGCAGGCCGACCTATCGGCTGGACGACCCGCGCCTGTTCGACCTGATTGCCACCCAGCACATTCCGCCGGGGCCGGGACCGGAGCTCGTCTCCGATGCCGGCCGTCCTCACAGTGGGGGCGTTGATGCTCGGTAA